A section of the Humulus lupulus chromosome 2, drHumLupu1.1, whole genome shotgun sequence genome encodes:
- the LOC133818723 gene encoding vesicle transport protein GOT1-like, with the protein MVSFEMNDRKKIGIGLTGFGVFFSFLGIIFFFDKGLLAMGNILFFSGVTLTIGLKSSMQFFMKPQNFKGTISFGLGFFLVVIGWPICGMILEGYGFIVLFSGFWPTLAVFLQRIPILGWLLQQPYIRSLFDRYRGRRVPV; encoded by the exons ATGGTTTCTTTCGAAATGAATGATCGGAAAA AGATTGGAATAGGATTGACCGGATTTGGCGTTTTCTTCTCATTTCTCGGAATTATCTTCTTCTTTGACAAAGGATTACTTGCCATGGGAAAT ATACTCTTCTTCTCAGGGGTGACTCTTACAATAGGACTAAAGTCCTCTATGCAATTCTTCATGAAACCTCAAAATTTCAAG GGAACAATTTCATTTGGTCTTGGCTTTTTCTTGGTAGTTATAGGTTGGCCCATTTGTGGCATGATTTTGGAGGGATATGGGTTCATTGTACTCTTCAG TGGTTTCTGGCCTACACTAGCTGTTTTTCTGCAGAGGATACCTATACTTGGGTGGTTGCTACAACAGCCGTATATTAGATCG CTTTTCGACCGTTATCGAGGCAGACGGGTGCCTGTGTGA